The Streptococcaceae bacterium ESL0687 genome has a segment encoding these proteins:
- the treC gene encoding alpha,alpha-phosphotrehalase, translating to MTFKDKVIYQIYPKSYLDTTGSGVGDLKGIITKLDYLEDLGIDMIWLNPIYPSPQKDNGYDISDYVAINPDFGNMEDFEELVKEGKKRNIGLMLDMVLNHVSTDHEWFQKALAGDKYYQDFFILRDEPTDWISKFGGNAWAPFGDTGKYYLHLFDKTQADLNWRNPHVRDELYKVVKFWMEKGVHGFRFDVINLIGKDEILKNNPENEGKAEYTDKPLTHEYLRALNEATFGHDSESITVGEMSSTTIENCILYTRPDRHELSMTFNFHHLKVDYKDGKKWTKQVFDFEELKNLFHNWGEKMSEGDGWNALFWNNHDQPRALNRFVDVKNFRVKGAMMLAASIHLSRGTPYIYMGEEIGMIDPDFTSMADYVDVESLNAYEEMTASGKSPEEAFEIIQIKSRDNSRTPMQWNQSKNGGFSEGTPWLASGNHPEINLEAEKDGDIFNFYKELIKLRKNHKIISEGSYKKALVDSKEIYAFVRELDGKKLFVANNFSAEKVSLDLPSEFLGGEVLVSNYGVSDLKELKPYQSLAIFSK from the coding sequence ATGACCTTTAAAGACAAAGTAATTTACCAAATTTACCCGAAATCGTACCTGGATACGACAGGTTCTGGAGTAGGTGATCTCAAAGGAATTATAACAAAGCTTGATTACCTAGAAGATCTTGGAATTGACATGATTTGGCTTAATCCAATTTATCCAAGCCCTCAAAAGGACAATGGATACGACATTTCAGACTATGTTGCCATTAATCCAGATTTTGGAAATATGGAAGATTTTGAGGAGTTGGTGAAAGAAGGGAAAAAACGCAATATCGGCCTAATGCTTGATATGGTTTTAAATCATGTCTCAACTGACCATGAGTGGTTCCAAAAAGCCTTGGCAGGAGATAAATACTATCAAGATTTCTTTATTTTAAGGGATGAACCAACGGATTGGATTAGTAAGTTTGGGGGCAATGCCTGGGCACCTTTTGGAGATACCGGTAAGTACTACTTGCATCTTTTTGATAAAACTCAAGCCGATTTAAACTGGCGTAATCCCCATGTTAGAGACGAGCTCTACAAGGTGGTTAAATTTTGGATGGAAAAGGGAGTCCATGGTTTTAGGTTTGATGTCATTAATTTGATTGGTAAGGACGAGATTTTAAAAAATAACCCGGAAAATGAAGGCAAGGCAGAATATACTGATAAACCTTTGACCCATGAATACTTAAGGGCATTAAATGAAGCAACCTTTGGTCATGATTCAGAAAGTATTACCGTTGGTGAAATGTCTTCGACAACTATTGAAAACTGTATTCTTTATACTAGGCCTGACCGTCATGAGCTATCAATGACCTTTAACTTTCACCATTTGAAGGTTGACTACAAGGACGGGAAAAAATGGACCAAGCAGGTCTTTGACTTTGAGGAATTAAAAAACCTCTTCCACAATTGGGGGGAGAAGATGTCTGAAGGGGACGGTTGGAATGCATTATTCTGGAATAATCATGACCAACCAAGAGCCCTCAATAGATTTGTCGATGTTAAGAATTTTAGGGTAAAAGGTGCTATGATGCTTGCAGCTTCTATCCATTTAAGTCGAGGAACTCCTTACATTTACATGGGAGAAGAAATTGGAATGATTGATCCAGACTTTACCTCTATGGCTGATTATGTCGATGTTGAATCATTAAATGCCTATGAGGAAATGACTGCTAGCGGCAAATCTCCTGAGGAAGCCTTTGAAATTATTCAAATCAAATCACGTGATAATTCAAGGACTCCAATGCAGTGGAACCAGAGTAAAAATGGAGGATTTTCTGAAGGTACCCCTTGGCTTGCTAGCGGAAATCATCCGGAAATTAATCTTGAAGCTGAAAAAGACGGAGATATCTTTAATTTTTACAAGGAATTAATCAAACTTAGGAAGAATCATAAGATTATTTCTGAGGGAAGCTATAAAAAGGCCCTTGTTGATAGCAAGGAAATTTATGCCTTTGTTAGAGAATTAGACGGTAAAAAATTATTCGTTGCCAATAATTTTTCAGCTGAGAAGGTTTCCCTTGATCTACCTAGTGAATTTCTAGGAGGAGAGGTCCTTGTTTCAAATTATGGAGTTAGTGATCTTAAAGAGCTTAAACCTTATCAAAGCCTTGCAATCTTTAGTAAATAA
- the treP gene encoding PTS system trehalose-specific EIIBC component yields MSKYEKDAQRLLVAIGGEENIAGVSHCATRMRFVLNSDKKADVKEIEKIPAVKGTFTNAGQFQVIIGNDVSTFYKDFLDVSGIEGMSKEAAKSKAKQNQSWLQRGVTTLAEIFTPLLPAIIVGGLILGLRNILEGVQIQALGQKIVDGVASLNPDGSKIYNTIVDVSPFWNGVNSFLWLPAEAIFHFLPVGVVWSVVKRFGGTQILGIVLGITLVSPQLLNAYAVNDARADGSIAEWVWNFGSFQIEKIGYQAQVIPAIFTALLFVFLEKQLRKIIPEAVSMIFVPLFSLLPAIIAAHTIIGPIGWKLGQGLSTVVNSGLSSSVNWLFALVFGALYAPLVITGLHHTLLAIDFQLIGDLGYTNLWPMICLSNIAQGAAVAGVILLHKRTMRNRKEELEREEQVSIPALISAWLGVTEPAMFGINLKFMYPFVAGMAGAGLASMYATLTSVRANSVGVGGLPGILAIQYNSMINFAISMVIAIAVPLMLVFVFRKIPALNKVEVPYVDEDEYKAHPIVEKSPVSQDIKVPLSGKILPITETPDPMFAEKIIGDGALIDPDAGVLVAPFDGIVQMVFPTNHAIGIISNDGVELLIHIGLDTVNLKGKYFKGLVETGQKIKAGDELIKFDLAAIKAEGYVTMTPVIVTNQNEFQVDDVKTSGQAVIGEKLFTATSLNN; encoded by the coding sequence ATGAGTAAGTATGAAAAAGATGCACAGCGCCTTCTCGTTGCAATAGGAGGCGAGGAGAATATTGCTGGGGTATCACATTGTGCAACAAGAATGCGCTTTGTTTTAAACAGTGATAAGAAAGCTGATGTTAAGGAAATTGAAAAGATTCCGGCAGTTAAGGGTACTTTCACTAATGCAGGTCAGTTTCAGGTTATTATCGGAAATGACGTATCAACTTTTTACAAGGATTTCTTAGATGTATCTGGTATTGAAGGAATGTCTAAGGAAGCAGCAAAATCAAAGGCTAAACAAAATCAGTCTTGGTTACAAAGAGGAGTTACTACTCTTGCTGAAATTTTCACACCGCTACTACCGGCAATCATTGTTGGGGGATTAATTCTTGGTTTAAGAAATATTCTTGAAGGGGTACAGATTCAAGCTCTTGGTCAAAAGATTGTTGACGGAGTGGCTTCTTTAAATCCAGATGGATCAAAAATTTATAATACAATTGTTGATGTGTCACCGTTTTGGAATGGAGTGAATTCATTTTTATGGCTACCAGCCGAAGCAATCTTCCATTTCCTACCAGTAGGAGTAGTTTGGAGTGTGGTTAAAAGATTTGGTGGGACTCAGATTCTTGGGATTGTCCTTGGGATAACCCTTGTAAGTCCACAACTTTTAAATGCCTATGCAGTAAATGATGCGCGTGCTGATGGATCAATTGCCGAGTGGGTATGGAATTTTGGTTCTTTCCAAATTGAAAAAATTGGATATCAGGCCCAAGTTATTCCAGCTATCTTTACAGCCCTTCTCTTTGTTTTCTTAGAAAAACAACTAAGAAAAATCATCCCAGAAGCAGTGTCAATGATTTTTGTTCCCCTCTTCAGTTTACTGCCAGCGATAATTGCAGCTCATACAATAATTGGGCCAATCGGTTGGAAGTTGGGTCAAGGACTCTCAACTGTTGTTAACTCAGGACTATCAAGTTCAGTGAACTGGCTCTTTGCATTAGTTTTTGGAGCCCTATATGCGCCACTGGTAATTACAGGACTGCACCATACCTTACTTGCCATCGACTTCCAGCTAATTGGAGACCTTGGTTATACTAACTTATGGCCAATGATTTGTCTTTCAAATATCGCTCAAGGAGCTGCTGTTGCTGGAGTTATTCTCTTACACAAACGCACTATGCGTAACCGCAAGGAAGAACTTGAACGTGAAGAACAGGTCTCAATTCCAGCTCTGATTTCGGCCTGGCTAGGGGTAACTGAACCAGCCATGTTTGGGATTAACCTTAAATTCATGTATCCATTTGTAGCTGGGATGGCAGGAGCAGGTCTTGCATCAATGTACGCTACTTTAACAAGTGTTCGTGCGAACTCTGTAGGGGTTGGTGGTCTTCCAGGAATCCTTGCTATTCAATACAACTCAATGATTAACTTTGCAATCTCAATGGTTATCGCAATTGCTGTCCCTCTAATGCTTGTCTTTGTTTTCCGTAAAATTCCAGCCCTTAACAAGGTTGAAGTTCCTTATGTTGACGAAGATGAATACAAGGCACATCCAATTGTTGAAAAAAGCCCAGTAAGCCAAGACATTAAAGTTCCTCTTTCTGGAAAAATTCTTCCAATCACTGAAACACCTGATCCAATGTTTGCTGAAAAAATTATTGGTGATGGAGCCTTGATTGATCCTGATGCAGGAGTACTAGTAGCACCATTTGATGGTATCGTGCAAATGGTCTTCCCAACTAACCATGCCATTGGAATTATTTCAAATGATGGGGTTGAGCTTCTAATTCACATTGGTCTTGATACAGTAAATCTAAAAGGTAAATACTTTAAAGGTTTAGTTGAAACAGGTCAAAAAATTAAAGCAGGAGATGAGCTTATTAAGTTTGACTTAGCTGCCATTAAGGCTGAAGGATATGTTACAATGACACCTGTGATTGTAACCAACCAAAACGAATTCCAAGTTGATGATGTTAAAACAAGTGGACAGGCTGTAATTGGTGAGAAACTATTCACAGCAACAAGTCTAAATAATTAA
- the treR gene encoding trehalose operon repressor, translating to MNKYELISQNIKEQILNNTYPLDSFLPSESSLSRHYDVSRSTIRQALNILENRGYIQKQKGKGSLVIASNKLEFPLSELTSYKELQKNLDFKSLTTVIELKKITIDNDLSKRTRFPVGEDVWSILRSRTIDGKTVVLDRDYLICSIIPQMTKEIAQNSLYEHLENKLNLDISYAHKEVTIDFLNDFDKKYIDISSDDHHIVNVKSHVYLSNAQIFQYTESHHQVDTFRFSEFARREKI from the coding sequence ATGAACAAATACGAATTGATTTCTCAAAATATAAAAGAGCAGATATTAAATAATACCTATCCTCTAGATAGCTTTCTCCCAAGTGAAAGCTCGCTCTCAAGGCACTATGATGTCAGTCGATCAACCATTCGCCAAGCCTTAAATATCTTAGAAAATAGAGGTTATATCCAAAAGCAAAAAGGCAAAGGAAGCCTTGTAATAGCATCAAATAAATTAGAATTCCCCCTGTCAGAGTTGACCAGCTACAAGGAATTACAAAAAAATTTAGATTTTAAAAGCTTGACTACTGTTATCGAATTAAAAAAAATTACAATTGATAATGATTTATCTAAAAGAACACGCTTTCCGGTTGGAGAAGATGTCTGGTCAATCCTTAGATCGAGGACAATCGACGGTAAAACTGTTGTCCTTGACCGCGACTATTTAATCTGTAGCATAATTCCTCAGATGACTAAGGAAATTGCCCAAAATTCCCTCTATGAACATCTGGAAAATAAGTTAAATTTAGATATTTCCTATGCCCATAAGGAAGTTACCATTGATTTTTTAAATGATTTTGACAAAAAATATATCGATATCTCATCAGACGATCATCACATAGTAAATGTTAAAAGTCATGTCTATCTCTCTAATGCTCAAATATTCCAGTATACTGAAAGCCATCATCAGGTTGATACTTTTAGATTTAGTGAGTTTGCTAGACGAGAAAAGATTTAA
- a CDS encoding C39 family peptidase yields MKKIYALVGILLVLGGLSTGSLADDLSESLTDSSSSFEVSLSDQSSPSYSSQSLSQSSSSKTDNTVASTEDVSSEIVVDKEEVNAGQTNSPTTMVDESVSIDYSAHVQDIGWQSFVPDGSIAGTVGRSLRMEALKINLPVKGISGGIEYSAHVQNIGWQSYVSNGSIAGTVGRSLQMEALKIRLTGEVANKYDIYYRAHIQDKGWLNWAKNDQPVGSSSAGKRMEAVQIRLIPKGEQAPSGEGKAYLVGDEARLPQEITPTINYQTHIQDIGWQGLVNNGTVAGTVGQSLRLEALRVSLSNAHLSGGIEYSAHVQDIGWQSYVSDGNLAGTVGRSLRLEALKINLTGDLANYFDIYYRVHIQDYGWLNWTKNNSPAGSSAMSKRMEALQVVLVKKSESGPASNGQAAFIEGQSQKDPVAERLKAIPYYYSQRDARWRYAYVGNYQMGPTGCVPTSLSMILKGSYGIEATPFFVASQMSRLGGFNQRYKGASGTDLVLTAQAFGRTVRKADTLDQLNYYLSQGYPVILLQNVGIGHAVVVHGYSNGYTKVYDPYDRMFYPGGWTSTYSLWQNPSNDSLDWDQGRPAFVIM; encoded by the coding sequence ATGAAAAAAATATATGCATTAGTTGGTATTTTACTTGTATTGGGAGGGTTGAGCACTGGAAGTCTAGCAGATGATTTGAGTGAAAGTTTAACAGATTCATCCTCATCATTTGAGGTTAGTTTAAGTGACCAATCTTCACCGAGTTATTCGTCCCAATCCTTAAGTCAATCTTCAAGTTCAAAAACTGATAACACAGTAGCGAGTACAGAAGATGTATCTTCTGAGATAGTGGTAGATAAGGAGGAGGTAAATGCTGGTCAAACTAATAGTCCAACGACTATGGTAGACGAGTCTGTAAGTATTGACTACTCAGCCCATGTTCAAGATATTGGCTGGCAATCTTTTGTGCCAGATGGAAGTATTGCAGGTACAGTCGGGCGAAGCCTTCGAATGGAAGCTTTGAAAATTAATCTTCCAGTAAAAGGAATCTCTGGTGGGATTGAATATTCAGCCCATGTTCAAAATATCGGTTGGCAGTCTTATGTGTCAAATGGAAGTATTGCAGGTACAGTCGGGCGAAGCTTGCAGATGGAAGCTTTGAAGATTCGTTTGACAGGTGAAGTGGCTAATAAGTATGATATTTACTACCGGGCTCATATTCAAGATAAGGGTTGGCTTAATTGGGCAAAAAACGATCAACCAGTAGGAAGTTCGTCAGCTGGAAAAAGAATGGAAGCTGTACAAATAAGGCTGATTCCTAAGGGAGAGCAAGCACCTAGTGGAGAAGGTAAGGCCTACCTGGTTGGAGATGAAGCAAGGCTTCCCCAAGAAATAACTCCAACTATCAACTACCAAACCCATATCCAGGATATTGGCTGGCAGGGTCTGGTTAATAATGGCACAGTAGCTGGTACAGTCGGGCAAAGTTTAAGACTAGAAGCACTGAGGGTTAGTTTATCAAATGCCCATCTGTCTGGTGGGATTGAATACTCAGCTCATGTTCAAGATATTGGCTGGCAATCTTATGTTTCTGATGGAAATTTGGCAGGCACAGTTGGACGAAGTCTTCGACTGGAAGCTCTAAAAATTAATTTAACAGGTGATTTAGCTAACTATTTTGATATCTACTACCGAGTTCATATTCAAGACTATGGTTGGTTAAATTGGACTAAAAATAATAGCCCGGCTGGCTCATCAGCCATGTCCAAGCGAATGGAAGCCCTTCAGGTTGTTCTTGTAAAGAAATCTGAATCGGGGCCAGCTTCAAATGGTCAAGCAGCTTTCATAGAAGGTCAAAGTCAAAAAGATCCAGTAGCTGAAAGATTAAAAGCAATCCCTTATTATTATTCACAAAGAGATGCTAGATGGAGATATGCTTATGTGGGTAATTACCAAATGGGTCCTACTGGATGCGTTCCGACCAGTTTAAGTATGATTTTAAAAGGTTCATATGGCATAGAAGCAACCCCATTTTTTGTTGCTAGTCAAATGTCTCGTTTAGGCGGATTTAATCAGCGTTATAAGGGGGCCAGCGGAACAGATTTAGTTTTAACAGCCCAGGCTTTTGGAAGAACGGTCAGAAAGGCAGATACCTTAGACCAACTAAATTATTACCTTTCCCAAGGTTATCCAGTAATTTTACTTCAAAATGTGGGAATTGGTCATGCTGTTGTTGTTCATGGGTATAGTAATGGCTATACTAAGGTTTATGACCCGTACGATAGGATGTTTTACCCTGGAGGATGGACCTCAACTTATAGCCTTTGGCAAAATCCATCAAATGATTCCCTTGACTGGGATCAAGGAAGACCAGCCTTTGTCATTATGTAA
- the pheT gene encoding phenylalanine--tRNA ligase subunit beta — translation MLVSYKWLKEYVDLDVTAEELSEKMSTSGIEVEGVESRMEGLKNIVVGDVVACEKIPDTHLSLCQVNTGDVEPRQIVCGAPNVKEGIKVIVALPGARIAGNYKIKKGKMRGYESLGMICSLGELGFPDSVVPKEYADGIYVMPEDAVPGDAVFSYIGMDDEVLELSITPNRADALSMRGVAHEVGAIYNKEVRFPEVVLTEIDKAANQEIQVEVATDKSKTYKARVIEDVIIAPSPRWLQNLLMNEGIRPINNVVDVTNYILMYFGQPLHAFDLDTFKDSKIVVRDAKDGEKMTTLDGVERGLSAEDLVITVADEPVALAGVMGGLDTEITDSSKRVVLESALFDGGSIRKTSQKFNLRSEASARFEKGINEADVALALDAAAAMIAELAGGTVLNGIVESNNYLPEPVEVTITLDKINRSLGTDLSEERVLEIFGQLGFAAAVNDGLFTVAIPPRRWDISIEADLVEEVARIYGYDNLPSTLPSAGNTIGELTPMQELRRATRTILEGAGLTEVIGYALTTPEKARQFTKLVTEPVSLAMPMSEDRQTLRNSIVPGMLDIVRYNHARGNQDLAIYEVGNVFFKFGDEEDDRPTELPQVAMAFTGKTDFYAAKGVVETLLRDQDLRFEREIELADMHPGRTARVIVGDTEIGFVGQVHPAVAKAYDIPATYVASLDLTGILDNKPAQVVFTDIPKFPAVKRDLALLVGREMENQEILDIIDSAKVKMLKDVSIFDVYTGENVAADKKSMAYSLIFQNPEQTLTDEDITSYMNKITKKLEEAGFEVR, via the coding sequence ATGTTAGTTTCATATAAATGGTTAAAAGAATATGTCGACCTTGACGTGACAGCTGAAGAACTTTCAGAAAAAATGTCTACCAGCGGAATCGAGGTTGAAGGTGTTGAGTCTCGCATGGAGGGGCTTAAAAATATCGTTGTTGGTGACGTTGTTGCCTGCGAAAAAATCCCTGACACTCACCTGTCTTTATGTCAGGTAAATACAGGAGACGTTGAGCCCCGCCAAATCGTATGTGGTGCCCCAAATGTTAAAGAGGGTATCAAGGTAATCGTAGCCCTTCCAGGAGCTCGCATCGCTGGAAACTACAAGATTAAAAAAGGAAAAATGCGTGGTTATGAGTCTCTTGGAATGATCTGTTCTCTTGGAGAACTAGGCTTCCCTGATTCAGTAGTTCCAAAGGAATACGCTGATGGAATCTATGTTATGCCTGAAGATGCTGTCCCAGGTGATGCAGTATTCTCATATATCGGAATGGATGACGAGGTTCTTGAACTTTCAATCACCCCTAACCGTGCAGATGCCCTTTCAATGCGTGGAGTAGCCCATGAGGTTGGTGCCATCTACAACAAGGAAGTCCGCTTCCCTGAAGTTGTCCTTACTGAAATAGACAAGGCAGCCAACCAAGAGATCCAAGTTGAAGTTGCAACTGACAAGTCTAAGACTTATAAGGCCCGCGTTATTGAAGACGTGATAATCGCCCCATCACCTCGTTGGCTACAAAACCTTCTTATGAACGAAGGAATCCGTCCAATCAACAATGTGGTCGACGTGACTAACTACATCCTTATGTACTTTGGTCAACCACTTCACGCCTTCGACCTAGATACCTTCAAAGATTCTAAGATTGTTGTTCGTGATGCAAAAGACGGTGAAAAAATGACAACCCTTGACGGTGTTGAACGCGGTCTTTCTGCTGAAGACCTAGTCATCACTGTAGCAGACGAACCTGTTGCCCTAGCGGGAGTTATGGGAGGTCTTGATACTGAGATTACTGACTCTTCAAAACGCGTGGTTCTTGAGTCTGCCCTATTTGACGGTGGATCAATCCGTAAGACCAGCCAGAAATTCAATCTACGTAGTGAAGCTTCTGCCCGCTTTGAAAAAGGAATCAATGAGGCTGACGTAGCCCTTGCCCTTGATGCAGCAGCTGCTATGATCGCTGAACTTGCAGGCGGAACTGTACTTAATGGAATTGTTGAAAGCAACAACTACCTGCCAGAGCCTGTTGAAGTTACAATCACTCTCGACAAGATCAACCGTTCTCTAGGAACTGATCTATCTGAAGAACGTGTTCTTGAAATCTTCGGTCAACTTGGATTTGCGGCAGCTGTTAACGACGGTCTATTCACTGTAGCTATTCCTCCACGCCGTTGGGACATCTCAATTGAAGCTGACCTGGTTGAAGAAGTAGCCCGCATCTACGGATATGATAACCTTCCTTCAACTCTCCCATCAGCAGGGAACACAATCGGTGAACTTACTCCAATGCAGGAACTTCGCCGTGCAACCCGTACAATCCTTGAAGGAGCTGGACTTACTGAGGTTATCGGTTACGCCCTAACTACTCCTGAAAAGGCCCGTCAGTTTACAAAACTTGTAACTGAACCAGTTAGCCTTGCAATGCCAATGAGTGAAGACCGTCAGACTCTTCGTAACTCAATCGTTCCAGGTATGCTTGACATCGTCCGCTACAACCATGCCCGTGGTAACCAAGACCTTGCCATCTATGAGGTAGGAAATGTATTCTTCAAGTTTGGGGATGAAGAAGACGACCGTCCAACTGAGCTTCCACAAGTTGCCATGGCCTTCACTGGAAAAACAGACTTCTATGCCGCTAAAGGTGTGGTTGAAACCCTCCTTCGCGACCAAGACCTTCGTTTTGAACGTGAAATAGAACTTGCTGACATGCACCCAGGACGTACAGCCCGCGTAATCGTTGGCGATACTGAAATTGGATTTGTCGGTCAAGTCCATCCAGCAGTGGCTAAGGCTTACGATATCCCTGCAACATATGTGGCAAGCCTTGACCTAACTGGAATTCTTGATAACAAACCAGCGCAAGTTGTCTTCACAGACATTCCAAAATTCCCAGCAGTTAAACGTGACCTGGCTCTTCTTGTCGGCCGTGAGATGGAAAACCAAGAAATCCTTGATATCATCGACTCTGCCAAAGTTAAGATGCTTAAAGATGTTTCAATTTTCGACGTCTACACTGGAGAAAATGTAGCTGCAGATAAAAAGTCAATGGCCTACAGCCTGATCTTCCAAAATCCTGAGCAAACTCTAACAGATGAAGACATCACTTCATACATGAACAAAATCACTAAGAAACTAGAAGAAGCTGGTTTTGAGGTAAGATAA
- the pheS gene encoding phenylalanine--tRNA ligase subunit alpha, with amino-acid sequence MTLQAQIEELRARTLAKLEEVDTEKVLNDIRVAILGKKGELTEILKGMKDLSPEERPKIGSLANDFRDRVSELLETKKEELEAAAMAEALKNETIDVTLPGKEVARGTRHILTQTTEEIEDIFLGMGYQVVDGYEVETDYYNFERMNLPKNHPARDMQDTFYITPEILLRTHTSPVQARTMDKHDFATGPLKMVSPGRVYRRDTDDATHSHQFHQIEGLVVDENISMGDLKGTLETLIKKMFGEDRQIRLRPSYFPFTEPSVEVDVSCFKCGGKGCNVCKMTGWIEVLGAGMVHPSVLEMSGIDSKKYSAFAFGLGQERIAMLRYGINDIRGFYLGDQRFTEQFK; translated from the coding sequence ATGACTTTACAAGCACAAATCGAAGAATTAAGAGCAAGGACTCTTGCCAAGTTAGAAGAAGTTGATACTGAGAAAGTCCTTAATGACATACGTGTCGCTATTCTAGGAAAAAAAGGTGAATTAACTGAAATTCTTAAAGGAATGAAAGATTTATCACCAGAAGAACGTCCAAAAATTGGTTCTTTGGCAAATGATTTTCGTGACCGTGTTTCTGAATTATTAGAAACTAAAAAAGAGGAACTTGAAGCGGCTGCTATGGCTGAAGCCCTTAAAAACGAAACAATTGATGTAACATTACCTGGTAAGGAAGTTGCTCGCGGTACTCGTCACATTCTGACTCAAACAACCGAAGAGATTGAAGATATCTTCCTAGGAATGGGATATCAGGTTGTTGACGGCTACGAAGTGGAAACTGACTATTACAACTTTGAACGTATGAACCTGCCTAAAAATCACCCAGCTCGTGATATGCAGGATACCTTCTACATCACGCCTGAAATTTTACTGCGTACCCATACAAGTCCGGTTCAGGCCCGTACTATGGACAAGCATGACTTTGCGACAGGTCCACTTAAGATGGTGAGTCCAGGACGTGTTTACCGTCGCGACACTGATGATGCCACTCACTCACACCAGTTCCACCAAATCGAAGGACTGGTTGTTGATGAAAACATCTCAATGGGTGACCTTAAGGGAACTCTTGAAACACTTATCAAGAAGATGTTTGGTGAAGACCGTCAAATCCGTCTACGTCCAAGCTACTTCCCATTCACTGAGCCATCTGTAGAGGTTGACGTATCATGCTTCAAGTGTGGTGGTAAGGGATGTAACGTATGTAAGATGACTGGTTGGATCGAGGTTCTTGGAGCTGGTATGGTTCACCCATCTGTCCTTGAAATGAGCGGAATCGACTCTAAGAAATACTCAGCCTTCGCCTTTGGACTAGGACAAGAGCGTATTGCCATGCTGAGATACGGAATCAACGACATCCGCGGATTCTACCTGGGCGACCAACGTTTCACAGAACAGTTCAAATAG
- a CDS encoding rhodanese-like domain-containing protein — protein sequence MIKYVNIVLLIILLALVAWNFYRAHVLKKASKKVDNQEFQDNISRGQLVDIRESSDYRRKHILGARNIPASQFKNSLAALNKNKPVLLYEAGKPQQALNIVSILNKAGFKDIYLLKNGLNEWTGKVKEGE from the coding sequence ATGATTAAATACGTTAACATAGTTTTATTAATAATTTTATTAGCTTTAGTGGCTTGGAATTTTTACCGGGCTCATGTCCTTAAAAAAGCTTCTAAAAAAGTTGATAACCAGGAATTTCAGGATAATATTTCTAGGGGTCAATTAGTCGATATCAGAGAAAGTTCTGATTATAGAAGAAAACATATCCTTGGAGCAAGAAATATTCCAGCCAGTCAATTTAAAAATAGTTTGGCTGCCTTGAATAAAAATAAACCTGTTTTACTTTATGAAGCAGGTAAACCACAACAGGCATTAAATATTGTTTCTATTTTGAATAAAGCAGGATTTAAAGATATATATCTTTTAAAAAATGGTCTCAATGAATGGACTGGTAAAGTAAAAGAAGGCGAGTAA